The Leptospiraceae bacterium genome includes a region encoding these proteins:
- a CDS encoding AraC family transcriptional regulator — MTISVFFLGFSACLSFLFSIGEFSSAKKFYRNWYLGFIFLFLGIFIFQSFLWSSGLIKLYPHMLHIHIPATALVGVFFERYLLLTWENQVESFRRFLFKCGVCVSIVLFTIPLYLKSSEEKLKYIEDCYKEGTPLHSKIAILIVISVMFYFFLSILFRFKNLFRKSTLLESKTLQLVLVILVLGFVGIMIGGYFAIYGSYIGIETNGYIFGIFLIVLYILRIRYPEIFQEVRIIVEEEKKYKNSQLKSVNLKDVGQKLTNLLEVDKIYREDNINLSELASRIGISNHQLSEYLNKELKLPFFSLIHKYRIEEAKTFLVTNPDETVLSIAYKVGYQSKSSFNEIFKKETGFTPTEFRKKTKK, encoded by the coding sequence ATGACAATTTCCGTATTTTTTTTAGGATTTAGTGCTTGTTTAAGTTTTTTATTTTCGATTGGAGAATTTAGTTCTGCCAAAAAATTTTACAGGAATTGGTATCTTGGATTTATTTTTTTATTTTTAGGTATTTTTATTTTTCAATCCTTTCTTTGGTCGAGCGGATTAATAAAATTATACCCTCATATGTTACATATACATATTCCAGCAACTGCATTAGTAGGTGTTTTTTTTGAGAGGTATTTATTATTAACTTGGGAAAATCAAGTAGAATCATTTCGAAGATTTTTATTTAAATGTGGTGTTTGTGTTAGTATAGTATTATTTACAATTCCCCTTTATTTGAAATCTAGTGAAGAAAAATTAAAGTATATAGAAGATTGTTATAAAGAAGGAACGCCACTTCATTCTAAAATTGCAATATTGATTGTAATCTCAGTTATGTTTTATTTTTTTCTAAGCATTTTATTTCGATTTAAAAATCTTTTTAGAAAATCTACTTTGTTGGAATCCAAAACCTTACAATTAGTTCTTGTTATCTTAGTATTAGGATTTGTCGGAATTATGATCGGTGGTTATTTTGCTATTTACGGGTCTTATATTGGTATAGAGACTAACGGATATATTTTTGGAATATTTTTGATTGTATTGTATATTTTACGTATTCGATATCCAGAAATATTTCAAGAAGTTAGAATTATTGTAGAGGAAGAAAAAAAGTATAAAAACTCACAGTTAAAGTCTGTCAATTTAAAAGATGTAGGACAAAAGTTAACGAATCTTTTGGAAGTAGATAAAATATACAGAGAGGATAATATAAATTTATCAGAGCTTGCATCTCGTATTGGAATTTCCAATCACCAGTTGTCTGAATACCTTAACAAAGAGTTAAAACTTCCTTTTTTCTCGTTAATTCATAAATATAGAATAGAAGAAGCAAAGACTTTTCTTGTAACTAATCCAGATGAAACAGTATTATCTATCGCGTATAAAGTTGGGTATCAGTCTAAATCCTCATTTAATGAAATATTTAAAAAGGAAACAGGCTTTACGCCGACCGAATTTAGAAAAAAAACGAAAAAATAG